One stretch of Pseudoramibacter sp. DNA includes these proteins:
- the topA gene encoding type I DNA topoisomerase, producing the protein MRTLVIVESPAKAKTIKKQLPRGYQVEATMGHVIDLPKSRLGIDVEHDFKPDYITIRGKGKLLAQLKKDAKKSDRVLLATDPDREGEAISWHVANTLGIDPASPCRIEFHEITKRAINDAIDHVRSVDMDLVNAQQTRRLLDRIVGYSISPFLWKKVRRGLSAGRVQSVVTRIIVDREKEIESFVPEEYWNLNLDVSKAGDDRAFLATFYSEGGKTKKIPNAKEADRLEGIVKAHPDMTVLKVQKRKNQQRPPLPFTTSTLQQRAYQELGFTSRKTMSIAQRLYESGRVTYIRTDSTRLAPEAIDEAKDYILENFGEKYLGNQHRKAKKNKNVQDAHEAIRPASLYATPDSLKTQLEVDDYKLYRLIWQRMAASQMAPAVYAVTNADIACGDLIFKVKGDTMQFDGFTKVMPRAARKENPLPVLEQGDAIHLEKIHKDQKFTNPPARYNEASLIKLLEERGIGRPSTYAPTIATIKSRNYVEVEDKRFKPTDLGITVTNMMEDYFPDIVDPQFTAKMETELDNVANGSEDWVHVMEGFYGPFKHELEHAQEHASKIEIKEEVTDVICDKCGAHMVVKEGRYGKFLACPNYPKCKNTKPYFEKTGGICPKCGGDLVKRKSKKGRTFYGCSNYPSCDFVTWDKPVADKCPKCGNTMFQKGLGKRKRIYCLQCEGELGKKQ; encoded by the coding sequence ATGCGGACATTGGTTATTGTAGAATCGCCGGCGAAGGCGAAGACGATTAAAAAGCAATTGCCAAGGGGATATCAGGTCGAAGCGACCATGGGCCATGTGATCGATCTGCCCAAAAGCCGTCTGGGCATCGACGTGGAACACGATTTCAAACCGGATTACATCACCATCCGGGGCAAGGGCAAACTGCTGGCACAGCTGAAAAAAGACGCCAAGAAAAGCGACCGCGTGCTTCTGGCCACTGACCCTGACCGCGAGGGAGAAGCCATTTCCTGGCACGTCGCCAACACCCTGGGCATCGATCCGGCCAGCCCGTGCCGGATCGAATTTCACGAAATCACCAAGCGGGCCATCAACGACGCCATCGATCATGTGCGCTCGGTGGACATGGATCTCGTGAACGCCCAGCAGACGAGGCGCCTGCTGGACCGCATTGTGGGCTATTCCATCAGCCCTTTTTTGTGGAAAAAAGTGCGCCGGGGCCTCAGTGCGGGGCGCGTGCAGTCGGTGGTGACCCGCATCATCGTGGATCGGGAAAAGGAAATCGAATCCTTTGTGCCCGAAGAATACTGGAATCTCAATTTAGATGTGTCCAAGGCGGGGGATGACCGCGCTTTCCTCGCGACCTTTTATTCCGAAGGGGGGAAGACGAAGAAAATTCCCAACGCCAAAGAAGCAGACCGCCTGGAAGGCATTGTGAAGGCCCATCCGGATATGACGGTCCTGAAGGTGCAGAAGCGCAAAAACCAGCAGCGTCCGCCGCTGCCATTCACGACCAGCACCCTCCAGCAGCGGGCGTATCAGGAACTGGGCTTTACCAGCCGCAAGACCATGAGCATCGCTCAGCGGCTCTACGAAAGCGGCCGGGTCACTTATATCCGGACGGACTCGACCCGTCTGGCGCCGGAAGCCATTGATGAAGCCAAGGATTATATTCTTGAAAATTTCGGCGAAAAGTATCTGGGAAATCAGCACCGGAAAGCCAAGAAGAACAAAAATGTTCAGGATGCCCACGAAGCCATCCGCCCAGCTTCGCTGTACGCGACGCCGGATTCTTTAAAGACGCAGCTCGAAGTCGATGACTACAAGCTTTACCGGCTGATCTGGCAGCGGATGGCTGCGAGCCAGATGGCGCCGGCCGTGTACGCGGTCACCAACGCGGACATTGCCTGCGGCGATCTGATTTTCAAAGTCAAGGGCGACACGATGCAGTTTGACGGCTTCACCAAGGTGATGCCGCGGGCAGCGCGGAAAGAAAATCCGCTGCCGGTTTTGGAACAGGGCGACGCCATTCACCTTGAAAAAATACACAAGGACCAGAAGTTTACCAATCCGCCTGCCCGCTACAACGAAGCGTCTTTGATCAAGCTTCTCGAAGAACGGGGCATCGGCCGGCCGAGTACTTACGCGCCGACCATCGCGACGATCAAAAGCCGCAATTATGTGGAAGTTGAAGACAAACGGTTTAAGCCGACTGACCTCGGCATCACCGTGACCAATATGATGGAAGATTATTTCCCGGACATTGTGGACCCTCAGTTCACGGCCAAAATGGAAACGGAACTGGACAACGTGGCCAACGGCAGCGAAGACTGGGTCCACGTCATGGAAGGGTTTTACGGTCCTTTCAAGCACGAATTGGAACACGCCCAGGAACACGCCAGCAAGATCGAAATCAAAGAAGAAGTCACCGATGTCATCTGCGACAAATGCGGCGCTCACATGGTCGTCAAAGAAGGCCGGTACGGCAAGTTTCTGGCCTGCCCCAATTATCCGAAGTGCAAAAATACGAAGCCTTACTTTGAAAAGACCGGAGGCATCTGCCCGAAATGCGGCGGCGATCTTGTGAAGCGCAAATCGAAAAAAGGCCGGACTTTCTACGGCTGCAGCAATTATCCCAGCTGCGATTTTGTGACTTGGGATAAGCCGGTCGCAGACAAGTGTCCGAAATGCGGCAATACGATGTTCCAGAAGGGACTGGGCAAGCGCAAACGCATCTACTGTCTCCAGTGTGAGGGCGAACTGGGAAAAAAGCAATGA
- a CDS encoding NAD(P)-dependent malic enzyme: MDYSKEALKVHREHHGKISVESKLPVTNQDELSIAYTPGVAEPCRKIAANPDDVYTYTAKSNLVAVLSDGSAVLGLGNIGGEAAMPVMEGKAVLFKEFGGVDAFPICLSTQDPDEIVETGIRIAPTFGGINLEDICAPKCFEVEKKLQDALDIPVFHDDQHGTAIVVASGLINAMRVVGKRLEDATVVINGSGSAGTAIAKMLINMGVGDLIMSDINGILTRDNDKLNPYMRWLAEHSNKEDRHGSLADAMKGADIFVGVSAPNIVTEDMVASMNDDAVVFAMANPVPEIMPDLAKKAGARVVGTGRSDFPNQINNVLAFPGIFRGALDVRAKRITESMKQAAAYAIAGIVTDDERDEDHVIPNPFNPAVAKAVAKAVGEAWLKEHPENH, translated from the coding sequence ATGGATTACTCTAAAGAAGCATTAAAAGTTCACCGCGAACACCACGGCAAAATTTCAGTGGAATCGAAACTGCCAGTTACCAATCAGGATGAACTGAGCATTGCTTATACACCTGGGGTCGCAGAACCTTGCCGGAAAATTGCAGCCAATCCGGACGACGTGTACACCTATACGGCCAAAAGCAATCTGGTCGCCGTGCTGTCCGACGGTTCCGCCGTTCTGGGCCTTGGCAACATCGGCGGCGAGGCGGCTATGCCGGTTATGGAAGGCAAGGCGGTTTTGTTCAAGGAATTTGGCGGCGTAGACGCATTCCCGATCTGCCTGTCCACCCAAGACCCCGACGAAATCGTTGAAACCGGCATCCGCATTGCGCCGACCTTCGGCGGCATCAATCTGGAAGACATCTGTGCGCCGAAATGCTTTGAAGTGGAAAAGAAACTTCAGGATGCCCTGGACATCCCGGTTTTCCACGACGATCAGCACGGGACGGCCATCGTGGTTGCGTCGGGCCTCATCAACGCGATGCGCGTCGTGGGCAAGCGCCTGGAAGATGCCACTGTGGTGATCAACGGTTCCGGCTCTGCGGGGACGGCCATCGCCAAAATGCTCATCAATATGGGCGTCGGCGATTTGATCATGTCGGATATCAACGGAATTCTGACCCGGGACAACGACAAGCTCAACCCGTACATGCGCTGGCTCGCTGAACATTCGAACAAAGAAGACCGCCACGGCAGCCTGGCTGACGCCATGAAGGGCGCAGACATTTTTGTCGGGGTTTCCGCGCCGAACATCGTCACCGAAGACATGGTCGCGTCTATGAACGATGACGCCGTCGTGTTTGCCATGGCCAATCCGGTGCCGGAAATCATGCCGGATCTCGCCAAAAAGGCAGGCGCCCGCGTCGTCGGGACAGGGCGTTCCGATTTCCCGAACCAGATCAACAACGTGCTGGCCTTCCCGGGCATCTTCAGAGGCGCTCTGGATGTGCGCGCCAAACGCATCACCGAATCGATGAAGCAGGCGGCGGCCTATGCCATCGCCGGCATCGTGACCGACGACGAAAGAGACGAAGACCACGTCATTCCAAATCCCTTTAACCCAGCTGTGGCAAAGGCCGTGGCCAAAGCAGTCGGCGAAGCCTGGCTCAAAGAACATCCGGAAAATCACTGA
- a CDS encoding glycoside hydrolase family 25 protein, producing the protein MDQFSNQNQKADFSSKIKAHWKTLLIIVVAAAIALTISVVAAILRNDREMVRGIDVSAYQGEVDWDKIADQGFRFAYIKATEGTAFTDKKFKTNWKEAKEAGLYRGAYCFISLSKSGSKQADHFLKTVPSDDKALPPVVDFELYGTYLNNPPTQAQVDKILKPVLKKLKAKTGKTPIIYTNYNTYNQYIKNGYKGVSIWICDLSNTSPKLSGGHHWVFWQHTQRAFVAGIADGQRQFVDLDIFNGNFKQFKQFVKQ; encoded by the coding sequence GTGGATCAGTTTTCAAATCAAAATCAAAAGGCGGATTTTTCTTCGAAGATCAAAGCGCATTGGAAGACGCTGCTCATTATTGTTGTCGCGGCGGCGATCGCGTTGACGATTTCCGTTGTCGCGGCAATCCTGCGCAACGACCGCGAAATGGTCCGGGGCATCGATGTCTCGGCATATCAGGGCGAGGTCGATTGGGATAAGATCGCCGATCAGGGATTCCGCTTCGCTTACATCAAGGCGACCGAAGGCACGGCCTTCACCGACAAGAAATTTAAAACCAACTGGAAAGAAGCAAAAGAAGCCGGGCTGTACCGCGGCGCTTACTGTTTTATTTCCCTGAGCAAAAGCGGGAGTAAACAGGCCGATCATTTCCTCAAGACGGTGCCAAGCGACGACAAAGCACTGCCGCCTGTCGTTGACTTTGAACTGTACGGCACTTATTTGAACAACCCGCCGACTCAGGCGCAGGTGGACAAGATTTTAAAGCCGGTGCTTAAAAAATTAAAGGCTAAAACCGGGAAAACCCCGATTATCTATACCAATTACAATACCTATAATCAATACATAAAAAACGGCTACAAAGGCGTTTCCATCTGGATCTGCGATTTGTCCAACACGTCGCCGAAGCTTTCAGGGGGCCACCATTGGGTTTTCTGGCAGCACACCCAGAGAGCATTTGTGGCCGGCATCGCCGACGGTCAGCGTCAGTTTGTCGATTTGGATATTTTCAACGGCAATTTCAAGCAGTTTAAACAGTTTGTCAAACAATAA
- a CDS encoding S24 family peptidase — protein sequence MKWIHNVAAFAPSNPYLADKEETTWDEIPKIHKNGQDYVYVSVKDNTMYDRYMKGDLVIIKLGANPETSVVGDALVLLPDETVCLKQIKFGARKVKLMDRNELDPKSVSYPKDEIKCLGVPTSVIRA from the coding sequence ATGAAATGGATTCACAATGTCGCGGCTTTTGCCCCGTCTAATCCCTACTTAGCCGATAAAGAAGAAACCACCTGGGACGAAATTCCGAAAATCCATAAAAACGGACAGGACTACGTCTACGTCTCTGTCAAAGATAATACCATGTACGACCGCTACATGAAAGGGGATCTGGTGATCATTAAACTCGGCGCCAATCCTGAAACCTCTGTGGTCGGCGACGCGTTAGTGCTGCTTCCGGACGAAACGGTCTGCCTGAAACAGATCAAATTCGGCGCCAGAAAGGTCAAATTAATGGACCGCAACGAACTCGACCCGAAATCCGTCAGCTATCCCAAGGACGAGATCAAATGCCTCGGCGTGCCCACTTCCGTCATCCGCGCATAA